CAGAAAGAGGGTCAGAAATACAATAAGAAAAGCGATCTCCTTATGCACGCCATGGGCGCAAATGCAGGCGGTCAGGTTGGGTCCATAATGGCAGCGGCGGTTATGCTCTCAGTCCTGAAGGGGATGGGTATCATCTAAGAAGATTCGGTTTATGAAAAACGGCCATAAGGTCCGGAGACTAATTGAGAAACGGAGGAGAACATTATGTGGACAGATGCAGCAAGAGTAGCTGTTATAGGGTTTTCCGTAGTATTTATCACGTTATTGCTTCTTGCATTCAGCGTGAAAATCATGAGTTTCGTGTGTAAACGGATTGAGAAGAAAGGGGGTAAATGAATATGGATTCTAACCTCTTTCATGAATTACTGCTGAAAACAGGTGTCGTGCATCTTACGGTCGGCCACGTGGTCATGTGGCTCATCGGTTGTTTTTTTATATTTCTTGCCATTAAAAAGGATTTTGAGCCTCTGCTTCTTGTACCTATCGGCTTCAGTATCTTTCTCGTCAACATGCCCATTGCCCCGCTTACCGGACCTGGTGACCTTATCAACCTTTTCTTCAAATATGGACTTGAAACGGAGATCATTCCCTGTTTGATCTTCCTGGGAATCGGCGCGCTTACTGATTTTGGCCCCATGATCGCGAACCCGAAGACCCTGATCCTCGGGGCAAGCGCACAACTTGGGGTATACATTGCCTTCTTCGGCTCCATCTTTTTCGGTTTTACGCTCAAAGAGGCAGCGTGCATCGGCATCATCGGCGGTGCTGACGGTCCTACAACAATATATCTGTCGAGTTCTCTGGCGCCCCATATGATAGGCATGGTGGCAATCGCCGCATACTCGTACATGTCAATGGTCCCTCTTATCCAGCCCCCGATCATGAGGTTGCTTACAACGAAAGCGGAAAGAAAGATAAAGATGAAACAACTGCGGCCGGTAAGTAAGCTTGAAAGGATCCTCTATCCTATCGTCGCAACGGTTGTGATCTGTCTGCTTACACCCCCTGCAGCCCCGCTTATGGGCCTTTTGATGATCGGTAACCTGTTCAGGGAATGCAAGGTCGTAGACCGGTTGTTAAAGACCTCGCAGAACGAACTCCTCAACATCGTGACTATAATTCTCGGCATCGCCGTTGGTGCGACTATGAAGGCAGAGATCTTCCTGAAGCCGCAACCGATCTTTATATTCTTTTTGGGTCTTGTTGCGTTTGCATTCTCTACTATAGGAGGTTTGCTCCTTGCAAAGATAATGAATCTCTTCCTGAAAGAGAAGATCAACCCTCTTATCGGCTCCGCCGGTGTTTCGGCAGTCCCTATGGCGGCACGTGTAAGCCAGAAGGTAGGACTGGAAGCAGATCCGAAGAACCACCTCCTCATGCATGCCATGGGTCCTAATGTGGCCGGAGTTATCGGCACTGCCGTGGCGGCAGGCATGTTTCTGTCTTTGCTGAAATGAACTATTCCAATAGGGCGTTGTAAACAACGCCCTTCTATTACCGGGGCTCACGTCGCCCCCTCTGCGGGCAAAGCCCGCAGAGACTCCCCCTCGCGCCCGAGAACGGGCTATAAAAACTGCACCGGGGCTCACGTCGCCCCCTCTGCGGGCAAAGCCCGCAGAGACTCCCGCACCCGCACGCGGGTACCCGGCTCGTGAACTCGCTACGACTTATCCCGGATACGTCCAGGGCGTTGTAAACAACGCCCTTCTATTTTAACCGGGATATCGATATATCTTCGGTGGGAAAGAAGGGCCTTTTCCTTTCCGCGAGGCGTAAGAGGATAAACTCAGTGAAAGGTAATAGGTGATAGGTGTCATTGCGAGCGGAGCGCGGCAATCTCATTCAATAGATTATACCCTGAGATCGCCACGTCGCTTCACTCCTCGCGATGACAACTGAATGAAAAACCTCAACCTGATTCTTCTCGTCCTTCCGTCCTCCTCCTCACGTCTTACGATTCATGACTTACGAGATTTTTGCCAGTATCAAGTATCCTGTTTGCTAAGGCGGGTACCGGTATCAGAAAAAGAGAAAGGTTACCAGAAGAAAAACCGGTATAAGGATGACAAGAGACCATACCATGTATCCGAAAAAAGAAGGCATACTAACATCGTTTTCCTCGCATATGGCCTTTACCATAAAATTCGGACCATTTCCTATGTAAGTATTTGCACCCATCATTACAGCCCCCACGGAGATGGCTTTAAGATATACTTCAGGTACGCCGACGATAAGACCGTGTGCAATGTTTTGTGCCTGGGCAACACTTTGGGCCGATGAGAAAAAGATGAGGTATGTCGGTGCGTTATCAAGAAAGCTCGAGAGCACCCCAGTTGCCCAGAAAAACTGCCATGGTTCATTAACTCCCAGCTTGCTTCCGTTCACCTCGAGGATTTTCATTACCGGCGCCATTGTCACGAAGATACCGGCAAAGAGGACAGCTACCTCGATAATGGGGTGGTACGTAAAGGCGTTCTCTTCCCGAAGGGCGACTGACGTGAAGTATATGGAAAGGGCCAGGGCCGCAAGCATGACTATCTCTCTTAAGATTTGAGGCAAGAATAAAGAACCGAGAACCATGAGGAGAAAGATAAGGTTGATTTTACCCTTAATTTCTACCTTTTTCTGCGATACCTCATCTATCGTTTCAAGGAAGAAACTTTCATCTTCTTTTTTGATCATACAGGTATCAAAGAAATAAAAAACTGCCAGGAGAATGAAAACGGTAAATATCCAAAAAGGGAACAGCTTCATCGTCCAGACGAAAGGAACCCCTCGTAAGAAACCCAAAAAAAGCGGGGGATCACCCAGGGGGGTCAGGAGGCCGCCAATATTGGAAACAATGAATATGAAGAATACGAAGATGTGTGAAACGTGTTTCCTCCCCCTGTTGGCATGCAGCATCGGTCTTATAAGCACCATGCTTGCGCCGGTTGTACCGATAAAGCTCGCAAAGAAGGCGCCAAGAAGCAGCATGGTACAGTTTAATATCGGGGTACCTCTGGCACCCAACCTGATGACGATCCCTCCTGCAATAATAAAAAGCGACCCCAGGAGAATGATAAACGAAATGTATTCTCCGAGGACATGGACGAGAAGGGTCCATTCTTCCATAATGACGACAAACGCGGCGGGAACGACAAGGAGAAAGGTAAAAAGGCAGTAGTGCTTCGACCACCATTCGGATAGTGCGAGGGGAAAGACCGCTATGGACAAAAGCAGCACGACGAAGAATAAACAACTCCATAGAGGGAACTGCGCCGGACCGGTTTGACGGCAAGAATAAACGACGACAAGCAGAACGGCGAGATAGGCTGTCGTAACACATTTTGGCAGGATTCGCTGTTTTGTCATAAATTTAATAAAGGTTGCGTGAAAGTACTCCGAATTTCAGATTGTCTTCGATCTTCTTTAATCCTCTAACATTCCAGAGGGTCTTAAAAAGTTGTTTCTTTTCTTCCTCTCCTCCAATGATGCCTTTCACGGAGAGTATGTCCACGTCGATAGCCTCGAAGGAAATTTTGCCAAAATCACTACCAAAGTCTTGCCGTGAGAGGAGGATCTCCGCTTTTTTTTCCAAAAGCTTCTTTCTCAGAAATGTTTTTGCCTCTTCGTGA
This portion of the Syntrophorhabdaceae bacterium genome encodes:
- a CDS encoding sodium ion-translocating decarboxylase subunit beta, yielding MDSNLFHELLLKTGVVHLTVGHVVMWLIGCFFIFLAIKKDFEPLLLVPIGFSIFLVNMPIAPLTGPGDLINLFFKYGLETEIIPCLIFLGIGALTDFGPMIANPKTLILGASAQLGVYIAFFGSIFFGFTLKEAACIGIIGGADGPTTIYLSSSLAPHMIGMVAIAAYSYMSMVPLIQPPIMRLLTTKAERKIKMKQLRPVSKLERILYPIVATVVICLLTPPAAPLMGLLMIGNLFRECKVVDRLLKTSQNELLNIVTIILGIAVGATMKAEIFLKPQPIFIFFLGLVAFAFSTIGGLLLAKIMNLFLKEKINPLIGSAGVSAVPMAARVSQKVGLEADPKNHLLMHAMGPNVAGVIGTAVAAGMFLSLLK
- a CDS encoding sodium:proton antiporter, producing the protein MTKQRILPKCVTTAYLAVLLVVVYSCRQTGPAQFPLWSCLFFVVLLLSIAVFPLALSEWWSKHYCLFTFLLVVPAAFVVIMEEWTLLVHVLGEYISFIILLGSLFIIAGGIVIRLGARGTPILNCTMLLLGAFFASFIGTTGASMVLIRPMLHANRGRKHVSHIFVFFIFIVSNIGGLLTPLGDPPLFLGFLRGVPFVWTMKLFPFWIFTVFILLAVFYFFDTCMIKKEDESFFLETIDEVSQKKVEIKGKINLIFLLMVLGSLFLPQILREIVMLAALALSIYFTSVALREENAFTYHPIIEVAVLFAGIFVTMAPVMKILEVNGSKLGVNEPWQFFWATGVLSSFLDNAPTYLIFFSSAQSVAQAQNIAHGLIVGVPEVYLKAISVGAVMMGANTYIGNGPNFMVKAICEENDVSMPSFFGYMVWSLVILIPVFLLVTFLFF